The following are encoded in a window of Bordetella genomosp. 10 genomic DNA:
- a CDS encoding LysR family transcriptional regulator gives MTLKQLEAFYWAATCASFAIAAERLHLSVSSLSKRISELEAVLGQPLFDRRSQRARLTPAGEKLLPRAQALLQQAQDLRASMAQPAEIEGVCRFGVGELTALTWLPKLVAAARKRYPRLRMEPYVDVGGELRRRVRNGSLDFAIVAGNPSAPSIRPLGEARYTWCAAPALVGDTPRITPELLRRHPLVTLPQEAGTTRILDDWLGASGMAAAQPLTCNSWGAVAGLLLEGMGIGFLPVSWATALAQRDALRILRARPALAALPYAFSHRDDDTRPLIDAMYALARRTVDFGMAVRLL, from the coding sequence ATGACGCTCAAACAACTGGAAGCCTTCTATTGGGCCGCTACCTGCGCCAGCTTCGCCATTGCCGCCGAGCGCCTGCATCTTTCGGTCTCGTCGCTATCCAAGCGCATCAGCGAACTGGAGGCGGTCCTGGGCCAGCCGCTGTTCGACCGGCGTTCCCAGCGCGCTCGCCTGACGCCGGCGGGCGAGAAACTGCTGCCGCGCGCCCAGGCCTTGCTGCAACAGGCCCAGGACCTGCGCGCATCGATGGCGCAACCGGCGGAAATCGAGGGCGTGTGCCGTTTCGGCGTGGGCGAGCTGACGGCGCTGACCTGGCTGCCGAAACTGGTGGCGGCCGCCCGCAAACGCTACCCGCGCCTGCGCATGGAACCCTATGTCGACGTCGGCGGGGAATTGCGGCGGCGCGTGCGGAACGGATCGTTGGACTTCGCCATCGTCGCGGGCAATCCGAGCGCCCCGTCGATCCGCCCGTTGGGCGAGGCCCGCTATACCTGGTGCGCGGCGCCGGCGTTGGTGGGGGATACGCCGCGCATCACGCCCGAACTGCTGCGGCGCCATCCGCTGGTCACCCTGCCCCAGGAGGCCGGGACGACCCGCATCCTGGACGACTGGCTGGGCGCCAGCGGCATGGCCGCGGCGCAGCCCCTGACCTGCAATAGCTGGGGCGCGGTGGCGGGCCTGCTTCTGGAAGGCATGGGCATCGGCTTCCTGCCGGTAAGCTGGGCCACGGCGCTGGCGCAGCGGGACGCCCTGCGCATCCTGCGCGCGCGGCCCGCGTTGGCGGCCTTGCCTTACGCCTTCAGCCACCGCGACGACGATACCCGGCCGCTGATCGACGCCATGTATGCCCTGGCGCGGCGGACGGTGGATTTCGGCATGGCGGTGCGGCTATTGTGA
- a CDS encoding NAD(P)-dependent oxidoreductase, whose protein sequence is MNIAFLGLGTMGMPMAANLIKAGYAVHAWNRSPAPAEKIAALGGTAAADPRAAADGADVLISILADDAATRAVVLDGQALAALKPGAVHVNMGTISVALAAELAELHRARGVEYVAAPVLGRVNVAEAGKLNILAAGDAKALATVQPLFDVLGQKTWFFGSRPEQANAVKLAVNFMLASAIGTLGEAVALTQGHDVDKAGFVEMVTSTVFAAPAYQGYGASIAQSKFEPAGFKLALGLKDVRLALEAGEKARVPMPMASALRDAHIESMAHGEGHLDWAALALTAARRAGQI, encoded by the coding sequence ATGAACATCGCCTTTCTCGGCCTCGGCACCATGGGTATGCCGATGGCCGCCAACCTGATCAAAGCGGGCTACGCCGTGCACGCCTGGAACCGCTCGCCGGCGCCGGCGGAGAAGATCGCCGCGCTGGGCGGCACGGCCGCGGCCGATCCGCGCGCGGCGGCCGACGGCGCCGACGTGCTGATTTCCATCCTGGCCGACGACGCGGCCACCCGCGCCGTCGTGCTCGACGGCCAGGCCCTGGCCGCGCTCAAGCCGGGCGCCGTCCACGTGAACATGGGCACGATATCGGTCGCGCTAGCCGCCGAGCTGGCCGAACTGCACCGCGCGCGCGGCGTCGAATACGTGGCGGCGCCGGTCCTCGGGCGCGTCAACGTCGCCGAGGCCGGCAAGCTGAATATTCTCGCGGCGGGCGACGCCAAGGCGCTGGCAACCGTGCAGCCGCTGTTCGACGTCCTCGGCCAGAAGACCTGGTTCTTCGGTTCGCGGCCGGAGCAGGCCAACGCCGTCAAGCTGGCGGTGAACTTCATGCTCGCCAGCGCCATCGGCACCCTGGGCGAGGCGGTCGCGCTGACGCAGGGCCACGACGTCGACAAGGCCGGTTTCGTGGAGATGGTCACCTCGACGGTCTTCGCCGCGCCGGCCTACCAGGGTTACGGCGCCAGCATCGCCCAGTCCAAATTCGAGCCGGCCGGCTTCAAGCTGGCGCTGGGCCTGAAGGACGTGCGGCTCGCGCTGGAGGCCGGCGAAAAGGCCCGCGTTCCCATGCCGATGGCCAGCGCCTTGCGCGACGCGCACATCGAAAGCATGGCGCATGGCGAAGGCCATCTCGACTGGGCGGCGCTGGCCCTCACCGCGGCGCGGCGGGCCGGCCAGATCTGA
- a CDS encoding thiamine pyrophosphate-binding protein: MNRTATEAPSRTGGQILVDALRIHGVDTAFCVPGESFLAAIDAFYDAREAMRLIVCRQEGGAAHMAEAHGKLTGRPGICFVTRGPGATNASIGIHTARQDSTPLIVFVGQVARDCFGREAWQEIDYRHMFGHIAKWVDQIDDPRRIPEFISRAFHVAMSGRPGPVVLALPEDMLAEEAVVADAPAYRLAQAGPTPEAMAEIAEMLARSERPLMLLGGGGWTREASRDVGAFASAHDVPVACAFRRQDLLDNRHDCYVGEAGLGMDPRLAQRIVDADLILAVGPRMGETTTNGYALLEVPRPRQRLVHVHADPEELGRVYQADQGVNASVAAFTAQLARLPAPAERPWGEWRRQAREDYLRNLEPTPMPGDVDLGAIVRHLRDVLPADSVITNGAGNYTLWVQRFYQYRGIRTQLAPTSGTMGYGVPAAIAAKLQDPARTVVCFAGDGCFLMNGQEMATAVQYGLNVIFIVVNNAMYGSIRMHQERHYPARVCATDLHNPDFVTLAQAYGVAGERVLHTGEFAAAFERARNAGRPALIELRVSQDAISPRTTISALRAKG, translated from the coding sequence ATGAATCGAACCGCAACCGAAGCGCCTTCCCGCACAGGCGGCCAGATACTGGTCGACGCGCTGCGCATCCACGGCGTGGATACGGCTTTTTGCGTGCCGGGGGAAAGCTTCCTGGCGGCGATCGACGCGTTCTACGACGCCCGCGAGGCCATGCGGCTGATCGTCTGCCGGCAGGAGGGCGGCGCGGCGCACATGGCGGAGGCGCATGGCAAGCTGACCGGCCGTCCCGGCATCTGCTTCGTCACGCGCGGCCCGGGCGCCACCAATGCCAGCATCGGCATCCACACGGCGCGCCAGGATTCCACGCCGCTCATCGTCTTCGTCGGACAGGTGGCGCGCGACTGTTTCGGACGCGAAGCCTGGCAGGAGATCGACTACCGGCACATGTTCGGCCACATCGCCAAATGGGTGGACCAGATAGACGACCCGCGGCGCATTCCCGAATTCATCAGCCGGGCTTTCCACGTCGCCATGTCGGGGCGGCCCGGGCCTGTCGTGCTGGCCTTGCCGGAGGACATGCTGGCCGAGGAGGCCGTGGTGGCCGACGCGCCGGCCTACCGCCTGGCGCAGGCGGGGCCGACGCCGGAGGCGATGGCGGAGATCGCGGAAATGCTGGCGCGCAGCGAGCGGCCCTTGATGCTGCTGGGCGGCGGCGGCTGGACGCGCGAGGCCAGCCGCGACGTCGGCGCCTTCGCCTCGGCCCATGACGTGCCGGTGGCCTGCGCCTTCCGCCGCCAGGATCTGCTGGACAACCGGCACGACTGCTACGTGGGCGAGGCCGGCCTGGGCATGGATCCCCGGCTGGCGCAGCGCATCGTCGACGCCGACCTGATTCTGGCCGTCGGCCCGCGCATGGGAGAGACCACCACCAACGGCTATGCGCTGCTGGAGGTGCCGCGGCCGCGCCAGCGCCTGGTCCACGTGCATGCGGACCCCGAGGAACTGGGCCGCGTGTACCAGGCGGACCAGGGCGTCAATGCGAGCGTCGCCGCCTTCACGGCACAGTTGGCGCGCCTGCCGGCGCCGGCGGAACGTCCGTGGGGCGAATGGCGCAGGCAGGCCCGCGAGGACTACCTGCGCAATCTCGAACCGACGCCCATGCCGGGCGACGTGGACCTCGGCGCCATCGTCAGGCATTTGCGCGACGTCCTGCCGGCCGATTCGGTCATTACCAACGGCGCGGGCAACTACACCTTGTGGGTGCAGCGCTTCTACCAGTATCGCGGCATCCGCACGCAGTTGGCGCCGACCAGCGGCACCATGGGCTACGGCGTGCCCGCGGCCATCGCCGCCAAGCTGCAGGACCCGGCGCGCACGGTGGTCTGCTTCGCGGGCGACGGCTGCTTCCTGATGAATGGCCAGGAGATGGCGACGGCGGTGCAGTATGGCTTGAACGTCATCTTCATCGTCGTCAATAACGCGATGTACGGCAGCATACGCATGCACCAGGAACGCCACTATCCCGCCCGCGTCTGCGCCACCGACCTGCACAATCCCGATTTCGTCACGCTGGCGCAGGCCTACGGCGTGGCCGGCGAGCGCGTCCTGCACACCGGGGAATTCGCCGCGGCATTCGAACGCGCCCGCAACGCCGGCCGTCCCGCCCTGATCGAACTGCGCGTGAGCCAGGATGCGATCTCGCCGAGAACGACGATTTCGGCGCTGCGGGCGAAAGGGTAG